The segment CCTGCAGCAAGTCAATGCGGTTGCCATCAAGCAAGGCATTCTGGCCGATCCGCTGCAGGGGACGGTTGGCTCCATCAGCGGCGCCCAGTTTTATGATACGGTCAATAAAGTAAAACGCTACAATAACGGCAAAATCGAAATGACAGCTGTGGCGAACGGCAATGTCACTACCGTTGGGCCGCTGACGATCGATATCCGGGTCCGTAATATAAATTGACATAATATACCGGCGGAGAATCCTGCTTACTAAGCAGGATTCTTTTATTTTTCGCCGAATTTATAGATCTATAAAATACATTATGTAAATGTGTTTTATTTTTCGGGAATACGTGACTGAGTAGTCAATGCTTAATAAATAAGGATTATGGTAAAATTTACACCAGCCGGTTAAGCAGGAAAACGAAAAGAAACGTAGAATTATGTAAACTATAAAACCTGTGAAACGCGACAGGGGCAATAACAAGAGTAAGCCAAAGTGAATGAGGCCTATGAGGAAACGTGGAAACTCATATCATCCTCCTAAACTGGCGGTTTACGAATGGAAAGCCGGTGGCAACACCCGCGAACAAACATTAATTTTAGGGGGATTTCGCAAATGAAAAAGAGACTCTTACAAGCAGCTATTGCTGCCGCATTGACCATGGCCTTCACTGTTCCTGCATTCGCTAATCCGTTCTCCGATGTCCCTGCCAAACACTGGGCCTATGATGCAGTAAGCAAATTGGCTCAAGCCGGTATTGTTGACGGTTATGACGATGGCACCTTCAAGGGTGACAAAACCATGACCCGTTATGAAATGGCTCAAGTAGTTGCTAAAGCCATGAATAAGAACCTGAATCCCGATCAACAGGCCACTGTGGACAAACTGTCCAAAGAATTTGCCACTGAATTGAACACCTTGGGTGTAAAAGTTGACGGCTTGCAAGATCAAATGGATAACCTGGTGAAAATGTCCGGTGACGCTCGTGTCCGTTATGGCAGCGTTGAAGACGGAGCCAGCAAAGTTGACTACCGTGCCCGCTTTGGTGTTGACGGCAAAATCAGCGACAACATGAAATTCAGCGCTCGCTTGACTACTGGCGACATCAATGCAAAAGAAGACAATTCCGATGCTAAAATCGACCTAGATACTGCCAATGTCAGCTTCAATGCTCTTGGCCTGGGCAACACCATTGGCCGTCAGGACTTCTTCCTTGGTTCAGGCGCCATCATGGATGGAACCTTAAACGGTATCTCTTCTCAATTGGGTAACGTAAAAGTATTTGCCGGTAACACCAAACAAGCAGACCGTGTATACGCTGCTGAATACGGCACAACCTTCAACGGTGTGAAACTGGGTGCCGACTTCCTGAAAAATGATACTACCGGAAATAAACTGTATGGTGCTAACGCTGCCTTCGGTATTGCTAAAAACGTAACTGCCAATGCTGAATACGTTAAAAATGATACTACTGACGCAACTGCTACCGCTTA is part of the Propionispora hippei DSM 15287 genome and harbors:
- a CDS encoding S-layer homology domain-containing protein — its product is MKKRLLQAAIAAALTMAFTVPAFANPFSDVPAKHWAYDAVSKLAQAGIVDGYDDGTFKGDKTMTRYEMAQVVAKAMNKNLNPDQQATVDKLSKEFATELNTLGVKVDGLQDQMDNLVKMSGDARVRYGSVEDGASKVDYRARFGVDGKISDNMKFSARLTTGDINAKEDNSDAKIDLDTANVSFNALGLGNTIGRQDFFLGSGAIMDGTLNGISSQLGNVKVFAGNTKQADRVYAAEYGTTFNGVKLGADFLKNDTTGNKLYGANAAFGIAKNVTANAEYVKNDTTDATATAYGVKFDKVGLSATYRDIEAGALDSYSTLNDGLTGLDVTGKVKGMEYQYDKDLDKNVNLNVKYQDFDNDNHRTSASVNVKF